From the Octadecabacter antarcticus 307 genome, one window contains:
- the der gene encoding ribosome biogenesis GTPase Der: MSFTLAIVGRPNVGKSTLFNRLVGKKLALVDDQPGVTRDLREGAARLGDLRFTVIDTAGLEEATDESLQGRMRALTERAVEMADVCLFMYDARMGIMPADEVFADILRKKSAKVILAANKSEGRAADAGVIEGFNLGLGEPIRLSAEHGEGLSEMYDVLMPISDAFEERAAADAPDVDVDVDEDNEEDGPRVPTKSKPLQIAVVGRPNAGKSTLINQILGEDRLLTGPEAGITRDAISVQMDWGPESATVPVRIFDTAGIRKRAKVQEKLEKLSVADGLRAVKFAEVVVILIDVEIPFEQQDLRLADLAEREGRAVVLAVNKWDVEGEKQAKLKELKEQFTRLLPQLKGAPLVTVSAKTGRGIDRLQEAILKAHEVWNRRITTAQLNRWLMGMTESHPPPAPGGRRIKMRYATQVKTRPPGFVIMCSHPDMLPESYSRYLVNGLRLDFDMPGTPIRLHFRSQADKNPYKNNTKSTPSRLRKHLGKAPADVKKRFRG, from the coding sequence ATGTCCTTTACTCTCGCCATTGTGGGCCGTCCGAACGTCGGAAAATCCACGTTGTTCAACCGTCTTGTCGGCAAAAAGCTCGCGCTTGTTGATGACCAGCCCGGCGTCACGCGCGATTTGCGCGAAGGGGCGGCGCGTTTGGGCGATTTACGGTTCACGGTGATCGACACTGCCGGTCTCGAAGAGGCCACAGATGAATCGTTGCAAGGCCGCATGCGGGCGCTGACCGAACGCGCTGTTGAAATGGCCGACGTTTGCTTGTTCATGTACGATGCACGCATGGGAATTATGCCTGCAGACGAAGTGTTCGCTGACATTCTGCGCAAGAAAAGCGCCAAAGTCATTTTGGCGGCCAATAAATCCGAAGGTCGCGCGGCAGACGCGGGTGTGATTGAGGGCTTCAATCTGGGGCTAGGTGAACCGATCCGTCTTTCGGCGGAACACGGCGAAGGCCTGAGCGAGATGTACGATGTGTTGATGCCGATATCGGATGCGTTCGAAGAACGCGCCGCGGCTGATGCGCCCGACGTGGACGTCGATGTTGACGAGGACAACGAAGAAGACGGCCCGCGCGTTCCCACCAAATCAAAGCCGCTGCAAATCGCTGTTGTGGGCCGCCCGAATGCTGGTAAATCGACGCTGATCAACCAGATTCTTGGCGAGGACCGCCTTTTGACTGGACCAGAAGCGGGTATCACCCGTGATGCGATTTCAGTGCAGATGGACTGGGGTCCAGAGAGCGCGACAGTTCCAGTGCGCATCTTTGACACCGCCGGAATACGTAAACGCGCTAAGGTGCAAGAAAAGCTGGAAAAACTGTCGGTTGCTGATGGTCTACGGGCAGTAAAGTTTGCCGAAGTTGTGGTTATCCTGATCGACGTGGAAATCCCGTTTGAACAGCAGGATTTGCGGCTTGCTGATCTGGCTGAACGCGAAGGCCGCGCCGTGGTTCTTGCGGTGAATAAATGGGACGTTGAGGGCGAAAAGCAGGCCAAGCTGAAAGAGCTTAAGGAACAGTTCACCCGTCTGCTGCCACAGCTAAAAGGCGCGCCATTGGTCACAGTGTCGGCCAAAACTGGCCGCGGTATTGATCGTCTGCAAGAAGCGATCCTCAAGGCCCATGAGGTCTGGAACCGCCGTATCACCACCGCCCAGTTGAACCGTTGGTTGATGGGCATGACCGAATCGCATCCACCCCCCGCACCGGGTGGGCGTCGCATCAAAATGCGCTACGCCACACAGGTCAAAACCCGCCCGCCGGGTTTTGTTATTATGTGTAGCCACCCTGATATGCTGCCCGAAAGCTATTCGCGCTATCTGGTCAATGGATTGCGGTTGGATTTTGATATGCCGGGCACACCGATCCGCCTGCATTTCCGTAGCCAAGCGGATAAAAATCCGTATAAAAACAATACAAAATCCACGCCGTCGCGCCTGCGTAAGCATTTGGGCAAAGCGCCCGCCGACGTAAAGAAACGGTTTAGGGGCTAG
- a CDS encoding V-type ATP synthase subunit I, which produces MIFTVTFVVSPYFTSFSGFTPDQLPIPQIDPPIQPAGYAFAIWGLIYGWLVVSAIFGIWKRRSDPAWDAMRTPLTISLALGTPWLWVANQTAIGATVLIFAMAVPAIIATLRAPRADQWLALWPVSIFAGWLTAASFVSLGSTAAGYGVVFGATGWAFAGIALALIVALGVQRRLTPISGYGLTLIWALVGIIVANGMTQVTAFAAIGIVAMLALLAFQVRQNANQPA; this is translated from the coding sequence ATGATCTTCACGGTGACCTTTGTGGTCTCCCCCTATTTCACCTCTTTCAGCGGGTTCACACCGGATCAATTGCCGATCCCGCAGATTGACCCACCGATCCAACCGGCGGGCTACGCCTTTGCAATTTGGGGTTTGATCTATGGTTGGCTGGTTGTGTCAGCGATCTTCGGCATCTGGAAACGCCGCAGTGATCCGGCATGGGACGCAATGCGCACGCCGTTGACCATCAGCCTCGCTCTTGGCACGCCTTGGCTTTGGGTGGCAAACCAAACCGCCATTGGCGCAACAGTCTTGATCTTCGCAATGGCGGTCCCGGCGATTATCGCGACACTGCGTGCGCCACGTGCTGACCAATGGCTCGCACTCTGGCCCGTGTCGATTTTCGCAGGCTGGCTGACGGCGGCGTCTTTCGTGTCATTGGGCAGCACGGCAGCGGGGTACGGGGTTGTGTTCGGCGCGACAGGTTGGGCGTTTGCGGGGATCGCTCTGGCGCTGATCGTGGCGCTTGGCGTACAGCGCCGCCTCACACCGATATCGGGCTATGGCCTTACGTTGATATGGGCGCTCGTTGGCATAATCGTCGCCAATGGCATGACACAAGTGACGGCATTCGCGGCCATAGGAATCGTTGCGATGCTGGCGCTTCTGGCATTTCAAGTGCGCCAGAATGCAAACCAGCCAGCCTAG